From a single Streptomyces sp. 1331.2 genomic region:
- a CDS encoding DUF2218 domain-containing protein: MPISTARVATDRPGRYAKQLAAHMGRKIEASYSEETGRGTLVFTAGTATLEAQPDALLLTVEGERENLPGLEDVVGRHLVRFGARDELLIAWQRDNGEAGLVHRNDDPEA; encoded by the coding sequence ATGCCCATTTCCACCGCCCGCGTTGCCACCGACCGCCCTGGCCGCTACGCCAAGCAGCTCGCCGCCCACATGGGGCGCAAGATCGAGGCCTCCTACTCCGAGGAGACCGGCCGCGGCACGCTGGTCTTCACCGCCGGCACCGCCACCCTGGAGGCGCAGCCCGACGCGCTGCTGCTCACCGTCGAGGGCGAGCGCGAGAACCTGCCCGGCCTGGAGGACGTCGTCGGCCGCCACCTCGTCCGCTTCGGCGCCCGCGACGAACTCCTCATCGCATGGCAGCGCGACAACGGCGAGGCCGGCCTGGTTCACCGCAACGACGACCCCGAGGCCTGA
- a CDS encoding phosphatase PAP2 family protein, producing MAVPVVAAVVLLVVSWQVVVDGPLLGVDRWVRGSVHTVRREFPSTLLDGLGHVLSDLGSSVPAIPVLLLAGALAAWRWRRAGASRWWLPLPVAVLTTGLIPLLVVPAKSAFARPGPLGEPLTPGQWGWYPSGHTATAAISYGVAALLLARVAGPGAARVLAAGAALTAVGVGAGLVWSDFHWLLDVVAAWCLAVSVLWALDRWLPRPGAGGRQASGSSLR from the coding sequence GTGGCCGTGCCGGTGGTGGCCGCGGTGGTGCTGCTGGTGGTGTCCTGGCAGGTGGTGGTGGACGGGCCGCTGCTCGGGGTGGACCGGTGGGTCCGCGGGTCCGTGCACACGGTCCGGCGGGAGTTCCCGAGCACACTGCTCGACGGCCTCGGCCACGTCCTGTCGGACCTGGGCAGCAGCGTCCCGGCGATCCCGGTGCTGCTGCTGGCGGGTGCGCTGGCCGCCTGGCGGTGGCGTCGGGCCGGAGCGTCTCGTTGGTGGCTGCCGCTCCCGGTGGCGGTGCTGACGACGGGGCTGATCCCGCTGCTGGTGGTCCCGGCGAAGTCGGCCTTCGCCCGGCCGGGCCCGCTCGGCGAGCCGCTGACGCCGGGGCAGTGGGGCTGGTACCCGTCCGGGCACACCGCGACGGCGGCCATCTCCTACGGGGTGGCGGCCCTGCTGCTGGCCCGGGTGGCGGGGCCGGGCGCCGCCCGGGTGCTGGCGGCGGGCGCGGCGCTGACGGCCGTCGGGGTGGGCGCGGGCCTGGTGTGGAGCGACTTCCACTGGCTGTTGGACGTGGTGGCCGCCTGGTGCCTGGCGGTGTCGGTGCTGTGGGCGCTCGATCGGTGGCTGCCCCGGCCGGGCGCCGGGGGGCGTCAGGCCTCGGGGTCGTCGTTGCGGTGA
- the gabT gene encoding 4-aminobutyrate--2-oxoglutarate transaminase: protein MSAATPLPQERRLVTAIPGPKSQELQARKLGAVAAGVGTTLPVYVSRANGGVLEDVDGNSLIDFGSGIAVTNVGNSAEAVVAKASEQLAAFTHTCFMVTPYEGYVAVAEQLNELTPGDHAKRTALFNSGAEAVENAVKIARAYTKRTAVVVFDHGYHGRTNLTMGLTAKNMPYKQGFGPFAPEIYRVPVAYPYRWLTGAENCAAEAAAQAIDIINKQIGAENVAAIIIEPIQGEGGFIEPAKGFLPAIVEYAKANGIVFVADEIQTGFCRTGQWFACDDEGIVPDLITTAKGIAGGLPLAAVTGRAEIMDAAHAGGLGGTYGGNPVACAAALGAIETMKEQDLNGKAQRIGEIMLGRLRAMQEKFEVIGEVRGRGAMIAIELVKPGSKEPNPELTAAVAKACHAEGLVVLTAGTYGNVLRFLPPLVIPEHLLDEGLDIIEGAFALQGVTAA, encoded by the coding sequence ATGAGCGCCGCAACGCCGCTCCCGCAGGAGCGCCGCCTGGTCACCGCGATCCCCGGTCCGAAGTCGCAGGAGTTGCAGGCCCGCAAGCTGGGTGCGGTGGCGGCCGGCGTCGGCACCACCCTGCCGGTGTACGTGTCCCGTGCCAACGGCGGTGTGCTGGAGGACGTGGACGGCAACTCGCTGATCGACTTCGGCTCCGGCATCGCCGTGACGAACGTCGGCAACAGCGCCGAGGCCGTGGTGGCCAAGGCGTCCGAGCAGCTGGCCGCCTTCACCCACACGTGTTTCATGGTGACCCCGTACGAGGGTTACGTGGCCGTCGCCGAGCAGCTGAACGAGCTGACCCCGGGCGACCACGCGAAGCGCACCGCGCTGTTCAACTCGGGCGCCGAGGCGGTCGAGAACGCGGTGAAGATCGCCCGCGCGTACACCAAGCGCACCGCCGTAGTGGTGTTCGACCACGGCTACCACGGCCGCACCAACCTCACCATGGGCCTGACGGCGAAGAACATGCCGTACAAGCAGGGCTTCGGTCCGTTCGCCCCGGAGATCTACCGGGTGCCGGTGGCCTACCCCTACCGCTGGCTGACGGGTGCGGAGAACTGCGCCGCAGAGGCCGCCGCGCAGGCGATCGACATCATCAACAAGCAGATCGGCGCCGAGAACGTCGCGGCGATCATCATCGAGCCGATCCAGGGCGAGGGCGGCTTCATCGAGCCGGCCAAGGGCTTCCTGCCGGCGATCGTGGAGTACGCGAAGGCGAACGGCATCGTGTTCGTCGCGGACGAGATCCAGACGGGTTTCTGCCGCACCGGCCAGTGGTTCGCCTGTGACGACGAGGGCATCGTCCCGGACCTGATCACCACCGCCAAGGGCATCGCCGGCGGTCTGCCGCTGGCCGCGGTGACCGGCCGCGCCGAGATCATGGACGCCGCGCACGCGGGCGGCCTGGGCGGCACCTACGGCGGCAACCCGGTGGCGTGCGCCGCCGCGCTGGGCGCCATCGAGACGATGAAGGAGCAGGACCTCAACGGCAAGGCGCAGCGGATCGGCGAGATCATGCTGGGCCGCCTGCGGGCGATGCAGGAGAAGTTCGAGGTGATCGGCGAGGTCCGCGGCCGCGGTGCGATGATCGCGATCGAGCTGGTGAAGCCGGGTTCCAAGGAGCCGAACCCGGAGCTCACCGCCGCCGTGGCCAAGGCCTGCCACGCCGAGGGCCTGGTGGTCCTCACCGCCGGTACCTACGGCAACGTGCTGCGCTTCCTGCCGCCGCTGGTGATCCCGGAGCACCTGCTCGACGAGGGTCTGGACATCATCGAGGGCGCCTTCGCGCTCCAGGGTGTCACCGCCGCCTGA
- a CDS encoding ATP-binding protein, giving the protein MAHDGSHHHGERTTTRHPSPLPHQRPGAATPFDLPSWACAPRPEAEPGIYRLGYRRIDPERAEAAKVAAWPLLLRAGLNAVVAWLAFVYGVEFAIAGTTMIGVLPSRSAFVATSVVLTLNVLVLGIAIKIFGRMGRWLEVWRRYVAPLLSRTVTQEERAEEEAPAGGEAVRRQDPWDGLREGGAGEAAARLDGEAVGDVDYVRIQRAWESAQADPVFVPAFIEQVAARGAAAFAHPSESRELPGRREQHDLLVGQVRLGTAQDVPKNPMGHRAAGFALDPALLGTSVLAVGPAGTGKTARLARPVAEALCLQALAGTACAVVVGAADADLGPDAWYDVVIAPGEPSSAYGLDLYGVAQSPDEAAARLAEALLPEELTARTENARTALQQVVGPFHAAYGRYPGVRELRALLAGDPDALAALVKALGTVGRLAVHERDLEYRERQRDRADDPGALLADRLALLDRPAFEGAFATDGTGRPPFAMRVLDHPLRVRVKLPERSHPEAARMLSRLVVGQFVQAAGVREDRSLFAGLVVDDASAALDATAVRGLQRLRGANAGAVLLLRTLVDLPEALRAPLFGAVGCRMAFPGIAPWDGRLFSEAWGTHLVQETAVTHTPDTSGGVIRRVGRVGRKALSGTTAQTESVTTRDVERLRWSPSDLAHALPAGHAVVSLTAVSGEQVPPLLVDLRG; this is encoded by the coding sequence ATGGCACACGACGGGTCACACCACCACGGCGAGCGCACCACCACCAGACACCCGAGCCCCCTACCCCACCAACGGCCCGGCGCGGCCACTCCCTTCGACCTCCCCTCCTGGGCCTGCGCCCCCCGCCCCGAAGCCGAACCGGGCATCTACCGGCTCGGCTACCGCCGGATCGACCCGGAACGGGCGGAAGCGGCCAAGGTCGCGGCCTGGCCGCTGCTGCTGCGGGCGGGGCTCAACGCGGTGGTGGCGTGGCTGGCCTTTGTCTACGGGGTCGAGTTCGCGATCGCCGGAACGACGATGATCGGTGTCCTGCCGTCGAGGTCGGCCTTCGTCGCCACGTCGGTAGTCCTGACCCTGAATGTCCTGGTCCTCGGCATCGCCATCAAGATCTTCGGCCGCATGGGCCGTTGGCTGGAGGTGTGGCGCAGGTATGTCGCCCCGTTGCTGTCGCGGACGGTGACGCAGGAGGAGCGGGCCGAGGAGGAGGCCCCGGCGGGGGGCGAGGCGGTGCGGCGGCAGGACCCGTGGGACGGGTTGCGGGAGGGCGGTGCGGGCGAGGCCGCGGCGCGGCTCGACGGGGAGGCCGTGGGGGACGTGGACTACGTGCGGATCCAGCGCGCCTGGGAGTCCGCGCAGGCGGACCCGGTCTTCGTGCCGGCCTTCATCGAGCAGGTGGCCGCCCGTGGCGCGGCGGCCTTCGCCCATCCGTCGGAGTCGCGTGAGCTGCCGGGCCGCCGGGAGCAGCACGATCTGCTGGTCGGTCAGGTCCGGCTCGGTACGGCACAGGACGTGCCGAAGAACCCGATGGGGCACCGGGCGGCCGGCTTCGCGCTGGATCCGGCGCTGCTGGGCACCTCGGTGCTGGCGGTGGGGCCGGCCGGGACGGGGAAGACCGCGCGGCTGGCCCGGCCGGTGGCCGAGGCGCTGTGCCTGCAGGCGCTGGCGGGCACCGCGTGCGCGGTGGTGGTCGGGGCGGCGGACGCCGATCTCGGTCCGGATGCCTGGTACGACGTGGTGATCGCGCCCGGCGAGCCTTCCTCGGCGTACGGGCTGGACCTCTACGGCGTCGCGCAGAGCCCTGACGAGGCGGCCGCCCGGCTGGCCGAGGCGCTGCTGCCGGAGGAGCTGACCGCCCGTACGGAGAACGCCCGCACTGCGCTGCAGCAGGTGGTGGGCCCGTTCCACGCGGCGTACGGCCGCTACCCGGGGGTGCGCGAGCTGCGGGCGCTGCTGGCCGGTGATCCGGATGCGCTGGCGGCGCTGGTGAAGGCGCTCGGTACGGTGGGCCGGCTGGCCGTCCACGAGCGGGACCTGGAGTACCGCGAGCGCCAGCGTGACCGGGCGGACGACCCCGGGGCGCTGCTGGCGGACCGGTTGGCGCTGCTGGACCGGCCCGCCTTCGAGGGGGCGTTCGCGACCGACGGCACGGGCCGTCCCCCGTTCGCGATGCGGGTGCTGGACCACCCGCTGCGGGTGCGGGTGAAGCTGCCGGAGCGCAGTCACCCGGAGGCGGCCCGGATGCTGTCCCGGCTGGTGGTGGGGCAGTTCGTGCAGGCGGCCGGGGTCCGTGAGGACCGTTCGCTGTTCGCCGGCCTGGTGGTGGACGACGCCTCGGCGGCCTTGGACGCCACCGCGGTGCGCGGGCTGCAGCGGCTGCGCGGGGCGAACGCGGGCGCGGTGCTGCTGCTGCGGACGCTGGTGGACCTGCCGGAGGCGCTGCGGGCGCCGCTGTTCGGCGCGGTCGGCTGCCGGATGGCGTTCCCGGGGATCGCGCCGTGGGACGGGCGGCTGTTCTCGGAGGCCTGGGGGACGCACCTGGTGCAGGAGACCGCCGTCACCCACACCCCCGACACCTCCGGTGGGGTGATCCGGCGGGTGGGGCGGGTGGGGCGGAAGGCGTTGTCGGGGACGACGGCGCAGACGGAGTCGGTGACGACGCGGGATGTGGAGCGGTTGCGGTGGTCGCCGTCGGATCTGGCGCACGCGTTGCCGGCGGGGCATGCGGTGGTGTCGTTGACGGCGGTGTCGGGGGAGCAGGTGCCGCCGTTGTTGGTGGATCTCCGGGGCTGA
- a CDS encoding PucR family transcriptional regulator has translation MPPTLASVVRNSSLHLTVLAGADHLERPVRWVHTSELDDPTPFLEGGELLLTTGIKLGRTAAQLQAYVHRLADAGVVGLGLGVGLSHTEVPQPLVDAAAQRGLPLLRVPEPTPFIAISKVVSAALAAEQYEAVTTSFEAQEELTRAALGKDGTTAVVRRLAARLGGWAALYDGSGALSVVAPDWAARRAGRLAAEVDRLRRRPAPSSAALQGRAPGIDTADEDYVVVQSLGADRRARGFLAVGTEDRITPTERYVLNAAVALLTLTLERSRELRQAEERMGAALLRMVLAGEVATARQVAVGLFGGLPEGTIRVLVAGTGPANAETAESLGELGDRAEQAGARVGEKLLVAREDGVHGPRLMVLALDNGAVHRACLGAVEEHEGVSLGVSAPAALEEAGTAYAQAERALAVALRGGRRSVDHEEVGAGSLLPLLGEEAVTAFAEGLLRPLREHDRTARGDLVASLRAWLSRHGQWDAAAADLGVHRHTLRYRMRRVEELLGRSLDDTDVRMELWLALRSGEE, from the coding sequence ATGCCCCCCACACTCGCCTCCGTCGTCCGCAACAGTTCGCTCCATCTGACGGTCCTTGCCGGCGCGGACCATCTGGAGCGGCCGGTCCGCTGGGTGCACACCAGTGAGCTGGACGACCCGACGCCGTTCCTGGAGGGTGGCGAGCTGCTGCTCACCACCGGTATCAAGCTGGGCCGTACGGCGGCGCAGTTGCAGGCCTACGTGCACCGGTTGGCGGATGCCGGGGTGGTGGGGCTGGGGCTCGGGGTGGGCCTGTCGCACACCGAGGTGCCGCAGCCGTTGGTGGACGCGGCGGCGCAGCGCGGGTTGCCGTTGCTGCGGGTGCCGGAGCCGACGCCGTTCATCGCGATCAGCAAGGTGGTGTCGGCGGCGCTGGCCGCGGAGCAGTACGAGGCGGTGACGACCAGCTTCGAGGCGCAGGAGGAGCTGACCAGGGCCGCTCTGGGCAAGGACGGTACGACGGCCGTGGTGCGTCGGCTGGCGGCGCGGCTGGGGGGCTGGGCGGCGCTGTACGACGGGTCGGGTGCGCTGTCGGTGGTGGCGCCGGACTGGGCGGCGCGGCGGGCCGGGCGGCTGGCGGCAGAGGTGGACCGGCTGCGTCGGCGGCCGGCGCCGTCGAGTGCCGCGTTGCAGGGGCGGGCGCCGGGGATAGACACGGCGGACGAGGACTACGTGGTGGTCCAGTCGCTGGGGGCGGACCGGCGGGCCCGGGGTTTCCTGGCGGTCGGGACCGAGGACCGGATCACGCCGACCGAGCGGTACGTGCTGAACGCGGCGGTGGCGCTGCTGACCCTGACGCTGGAGCGTTCGCGCGAGCTGCGGCAGGCGGAGGAGCGGATGGGCGCGGCGCTGCTGCGGATGGTGCTGGCGGGTGAGGTGGCGACGGCCCGGCAGGTGGCGGTGGGGCTGTTCGGCGGTCTGCCGGAGGGGACGATACGGGTCCTGGTGGCCGGGACGGGGCCGGCCAACGCGGAGACCGCGGAGTCGCTCGGGGAGTTGGGCGACCGGGCGGAGCAAGCGGGTGCCCGGGTGGGCGAGAAGCTGCTGGTGGCACGGGAGGACGGCGTGCACGGGCCGCGGCTGATGGTGCTGGCGCTGGACAACGGCGCGGTGCACCGGGCGTGCCTGGGCGCGGTGGAGGAGCACGAGGGCGTGTCCCTGGGCGTGTCGGCGCCGGCCGCGTTGGAGGAGGCCGGGACGGCGTACGCGCAGGCGGAGCGGGCGTTGGCGGTGGCGCTGCGCGGCGGTCGCCGGTCGGTGGACCACGAGGAGGTCGGCGCGGGTTCGCTGTTGCCGCTGCTCGGGGAGGAGGCGGTGACGGCGTTCGCGGAGGGGTTGTTGCGGCCGTTGCGCGAGCACGACCGGACGGCCCGCGGCGATCTGGTGGCGTCGTTGCGGGCGTGGCTGTCCAGGCACGGGCAGTGGGACGCGGCGGCGGCCGATCTGGGTGTGCACCGGCACACGCTGCGCTACCGGATGCGGCGGGTGGAGGAGCTGCTGGGCCGTTCGCTGGACGACACGGACGTGCGCATGGAGCTGTGGCTGGCGCTGCGTTCCGGCGAGGAGTAG
- a CDS encoding aldehyde dehydrogenase family protein — MTTTYDFWLAGRRASGDADFEVHNSWDGRLVGKVSIPTEAQVEEALDAAVAALPVFAATPAHQRAAALDHVAKRLAERTEEIARLITAENGKPIKWARGEVGRAVSVFRWAAEEARRTNGETMRLDTDPGGVGRFAVVRRFPRGVVLGIAPFNFPLNLVAHKVAPAIAVGAPIILKPAPATPLSAMVLGEILAETDLPVGSWSVLPVPNDRMPALVQDGRLPVISFTGSDKVGYQIMDSVPRKHCTLELGGNAAAVVLADWSSEADLDWAATRIAMFANYQGGQSCISVQRVIADASVYDALVEKVVAKVKAQVTGDPNDDATDVGPLVDENAAKRVESWVEDAVAKGAKVLTGGTREGATYAPTVLAELPSDAILAKAEVFGPVLSLHKVDGVDEAFAAVNDSAFGLQAGVFTHDLQTAFRAHRELEVGGVIIGDAPSYRADQMPYGGVKDSGVGREGVKYAMDDYTVEKVLVLTGLDL; from the coding sequence GTGACCACCACGTACGATTTCTGGCTCGCCGGCCGCCGGGCGAGCGGTGACGCCGACTTCGAGGTGCACAACAGCTGGGACGGCCGTCTGGTCGGCAAGGTGAGCATCCCGACCGAGGCCCAGGTCGAGGAGGCGCTGGACGCCGCCGTCGCCGCGCTGCCGGTGTTCGCCGCGACTCCGGCGCACCAGCGTGCCGCCGCCCTGGACCATGTGGCCAAGCGGCTGGCCGAGCGCACCGAGGAGATCGCCCGGCTGATCACCGCGGAGAACGGCAAGCCGATCAAGTGGGCGCGCGGTGAGGTCGGCCGTGCGGTGTCGGTGTTCCGCTGGGCTGCCGAGGAGGCGCGCCGCACCAACGGCGAGACCATGCGCCTGGACACCGACCCGGGCGGCGTGGGCCGTTTCGCGGTGGTGCGCCGCTTCCCGCGCGGTGTGGTGCTGGGCATCGCCCCGTTCAACTTCCCGCTGAACCTGGTCGCCCACAAGGTCGCCCCGGCGATCGCGGTCGGCGCCCCGATCATCCTGAAGCCGGCGCCGGCGACTCCGCTGTCGGCGATGGTGCTGGGCGAGATCCTGGCCGAGACCGACCTGCCGGTCGGCTCCTGGTCGGTCCTGCCGGTGCCGAACGACCGGATGCCGGCGTTGGTGCAGGACGGCCGTCTGCCGGTGATCTCGTTCACCGGTTCGGACAAGGTCGGCTACCAGATCATGGACTCGGTGCCGCGCAAGCACTGCACCCTGGAGCTGGGCGGCAACGCCGCGGCCGTGGTGCTCGCCGACTGGTCCTCGGAGGCCGACCTGGACTGGGCGGCCACCCGGATCGCGATGTTCGCCAACTACCAGGGCGGCCAGTCCTGCATCTCGGTGCAGCGGGTGATCGCCGACGCGTCGGTGTACGACGCGCTGGTGGAGAAGGTCGTGGCCAAGGTGAAGGCCCAGGTCACCGGTGACCCGAACGACGACGCGACGGACGTCGGCCCGCTGGTCGACGAGAACGCCGCGAAGCGGGTGGAGTCCTGGGTGGAGGACGCGGTCGCCAAGGGCGCCAAGGTGCTGACCGGCGGCACCCGCGAGGGCGCGACCTACGCCCCGACCGTGCTGGCCGAGCTGCCCTCGGACGCGATCCTGGCCAAGGCCGAGGTGTTCGGCCCGGTGCTGTCGCTGCACAAGGTGGACGGCGTGGACGAGGCCTTCGCGGCCGTCAACGACTCGGCGTTCGGCCTGCAGGCGGGCGTGTTCACGCACGACCTGCAGACCGCCTTCCGCGCCCACCGGGAGCTGGAGGTCGGCGGTGTGATCATCGGCGACGCGCCGTCCTACCGCGCGGACCAGATGCCGTACGGCGGCGTCAAGGACTCCGGTGTCGGCCGTGAGGGCGTCAAGTACGCGATGGACGACTACACCGTCGAGAAGGTCCTGGTCCTGACCGGCCTCGACCTCTGA
- a CDS encoding NAD(P)H-binding protein, giving the protein MRTVIAGGHGQIALKLERLLADRGERPAGIIRRPEQAQDLIDAGAEPLLLDLEAATAPQLAELLTGADAVVFAAGAGPGSGADRKNTVDRDAAVLLADAAELAGVRRYVIVSSMGADADAHHPADEVFQTYLRAKGAADDAVRARTTLDWTVLRPGQLTDGPGTGLVRLAPSVARGAVDRADVAAVLAALLREPATAGLTLELVAGNATVEEAVAAAAGHDG; this is encoded by the coding sequence ATGCGTACCGTCATCGCCGGAGGCCACGGACAGATCGCGCTGAAACTGGAACGGCTGCTCGCCGACCGCGGCGAGCGCCCCGCCGGGATCATCCGCCGCCCCGAACAGGCCCAGGACCTGATCGACGCCGGAGCCGAGCCGCTGCTGCTCGACCTCGAAGCCGCCACCGCCCCGCAGCTGGCCGAGCTGCTGACCGGCGCCGACGCGGTGGTCTTCGCCGCCGGCGCCGGACCGGGCAGCGGCGCCGACCGCAAGAACACCGTCGACCGCGACGCCGCCGTGCTCCTCGCCGACGCCGCCGAACTCGCCGGCGTCCGCCGCTACGTGATCGTCTCCTCGATGGGCGCCGACGCCGACGCCCACCACCCCGCCGACGAGGTCTTCCAGACCTACCTGCGGGCCAAGGGCGCCGCCGACGACGCGGTCCGGGCCAGGACCACGCTCGACTGGACGGTGCTGCGCCCCGGGCAGCTCACCGACGGCCCCGGCACCGGCCTGGTCCGACTGGCCCCCTCCGTCGCGCGCGGCGCGGTCGACCGGGCCGACGTCGCCGCCGTCCTGGCCGCCCTGCTGCGCGAGCCCGCCACCGCCGGACTCACCCTGGAGCTGGTCGCCGGGAACGCCACCGTCGAGGAAGCCGTCGCCGCCGCGGCCGGACACGACGGCTGA
- the dxr gene encoding 1-deoxy-D-xylulose-5-phosphate reductoisomerase has product MTSLAHPQLRFTPTVADPSGPRELVILGSTGSIGTQAIDVVLRHPDRFRVVALSAAGGRVELLAEQALRLGVHTVAVADPAAEPALREALAAKAAGAPLPAVLAGPDAATELAAMECHSVLNGITGSIGLRPTLAALQAGRVLVLANKESLIVGGPLVKAVAKPGQIVPVDSEHAALFQALAGGSRAEVRKLVVTASGGPFRNRTRDQLAGVTPQEALAHPTWAMGPVVTINSATLVNKGLEVIEAHLLYDVPFDRIEVVVHPQSVVHSMVEFTDGSTLAQASPPDMRMPIALGIGWPDRVPDSAPACDWTKAATWEFFPLDDEAFPAVELAREVGTLGGTAPAVFNAANEECVEAFLKGRLAFTGIVDTVAKVVAEHGTPVAGTSLTVEDVLHAEDWARARARELAAG; this is encoded by the coding sequence ATGACTTCGCTCGCCCACCCGCAGCTGCGTTTCACGCCCACCGTGGCGGACCCCTCCGGCCCCCGGGAGCTGGTGATCCTCGGTTCCACGGGTTCGATCGGCACCCAGGCCATCGACGTGGTGCTCCGCCATCCGGACCGCTTCCGGGTGGTCGCGCTGTCGGCGGCCGGCGGCCGGGTGGAGCTGCTGGCCGAGCAGGCGCTGCGGCTGGGTGTGCACACCGTGGCGGTGGCCGACCCGGCGGCCGAGCCGGCGCTGCGCGAGGCGCTGGCCGCGAAGGCGGCGGGTGCTCCGCTGCCGGCCGTGCTGGCGGGGCCGGACGCGGCGACCGAGCTGGCCGCGATGGAGTGCCACTCGGTGCTGAACGGCATCACCGGGTCGATCGGGCTGCGGCCGACGCTGGCCGCGCTGCAGGCGGGCCGGGTGCTGGTGCTGGCCAACAAGGAGTCGCTGATCGTCGGTGGCCCGCTGGTGAAGGCGGTGGCGAAGCCGGGGCAGATCGTGCCGGTGGACTCCGAGCACGCCGCGCTGTTCCAGGCGCTGGCCGGCGGGAGCCGGGCCGAGGTGCGCAAGCTGGTGGTCACCGCCAGCGGCGGCCCGTTCCGCAACCGGACCCGTGACCAGCTGGCCGGGGTGACCCCGCAGGAGGCGCTGGCGCACCCGACCTGGGCGATGGGCCCGGTCGTCACGATCAACTCGGCCACCCTGGTCAACAAGGGCCTGGAGGTGATCGAGGCGCACCTGCTGTACGACGTGCCGTTCGACCGGATCGAGGTCGTGGTCCATCCGCAGTCGGTGGTGCACTCGATGGTGGAGTTCACCGACGGTTCGACCCTGGCGCAGGCCAGCCCGCCGGACATGCGGATGCCGATCGCGCTGGGGATCGGCTGGCCGGACCGGGTGCCGGACTCCGCCCCCGCCTGCGACTGGACGAAGGCCGCCACCTGGGAGTTCTTCCCGCTGGACGACGAGGCCTTCCCGGCGGTCGAGCTGGCCCGCGAGGTGGGCACCCTGGGCGGAACCGCTCCGGCGGTGTTCAATGCGGCGAACGAGGAGTGCGTGGAGGCCTTCCTGAAGGGCCGCCTCGCCTTCACCGGAATCGTGGACACTGTTGCCAAGGTCGTGGCCGAGCACGGGACGCCGGTGGCGGGAACTTCCCTGACCGTCGAGGACGTCCTGCACGCGGAGGACTGGGCGCGCGCCCGGGCCCGCGAGCTGGCGGCGGGCTGA